A region from the Fundulus heteroclitus isolate FHET01 chromosome 22, MU-UCD_Fhet_4.1, whole genome shotgun sequence genome encodes:
- the ntpcr gene encoding cancer-related nucleoside-triphosphatase — MYKHVFLTGPPGVGKTTLVQKACEALVSSGVGVEGFYTAEVREGGRRVGFDVVTLAGERGHLSRIREGAGASHGGRECTVGQYVVDVPSFESLALPLFRHTGAADEGSRKVFVIDEIGKMELFSPPFIRAVRQTLDGSSCTVLGTIPVPKGKPLGPVEEVRSRRDVKVFTVSKENRNALLQDILTTLQECLKRGRQNQ, encoded by the exons ATGTACAAACACGTTTTTCTGACCGGACCTCCAG GTGTTGGGAAAACCACTCTGGTCCAGAAAGCCTGTGAAGCTTTAGTGTCATCAGGAGTGGGAGTGGAAGGATTTTACACAGCAGAGGTCAGGGAAGGAGGCAGACGGGTCGGCTTTGATGTTGTCACACTTGCCGGAGAGAGGGGCCACCTGTCCAGAATCAG GGAAGGCGCTGGCGCGTCTCACGGCGGACGGGAATGCACGGTGGGACAGTATGTGGTTGATGTGCCCTCATTTGAAAGCCTGGCCCTGCCCCTCTTCAGACAT ACGGGGGCCGCCGATGAGGGCAGCAGGAAGGTGTTCGTCATCGACGAGATCGGCAAAATGGAGCTTTTCAGTCCGCCCTTCATCAGAGCGGTGAGGCAGACTTTAGACGGCTCGTCCTGCACGGTACTGGGCACCATCCCCGTCCCCAAAGGTAAACCTCTCGGACCGGTCGAGGAGGTCCGAAGCCGGAGAGACGTCAAGGTTTTCACC GTGTCGAAGGAGAACAGAAACGCTCTTCTTCAAGATATTTTAACAACCCTGCAGGAGTGTTTGAAACGGGGCAGACAGAACCAGTGA
- the map10 gene encoding microtubule-associated protein 10: MMSEDAPETLFSFELLVDHIRLQTNHKAPDRLAVGLRFLDFPTLLIYQHPSERLSSHRRQPALNQRDFPFHRGKSCFFKMNPGSLRVRLSAAPLHAMVLDVTEETSPRFLGSSLLSLAEAMGRIKLLSSPSAHTGKGVVAVSGLSGEMIGTASLSYRLVCLGASLLPHMTEGSGYEGTTGPGGQEDQERSKEKNKPGSMCSPTGSESQCSLQGGDPGDPKIRLDESEEDDGAESQTEEDLTAFCPPHLYYSNTTPSHNGNTEQDCRSSNLLDAEGRTFEDSLCAGEEGKRKVSGFKAARREMTHATETSGSRETDVLRGALRRLPLLNALVAELSQLSVRPDPAHNTGPASSDHRDPRRAESLEEDPQLTDGHLYRLSPPRNCSTPLVDPAEVQHAPKETPSARKPQRKKLEYGTTKTYRLRLKQISPVKANSRECRALTTTDTRSRRTKETEKSRAGEVKSKKRGFLPNQRPNLDDNTGTKMQSDAALRGTVTLRPATQQGPQTELQGRPVKQGHHGASDQPDPQSDGYQPADPLPEPPERRSSRSSSPDSLFSQGSGTADDANYADDFDSLESSSTSSPNPDRSPELLGAKAPKSPISPRSSRSEGFQKKSGTHVIPLHARSSAHSNDEERPRSSQSVCSRKQADASGQTEQISSAESVLTSRSEKEKSPRSRSLVRGFPAESTSSVEELEDELGSLDFRKEYKHISELVASKLPGYTM; the protein is encoded by the exons ATGATGTCGGAGGACGCTCCGGAGACTCTGTTCTCATTTGAGCTGTTGGTGGATCACATCCGACTGCAGACAAACCACAAAGCACCCGACAGGCTGGCCGTCGGGCTGCGCTTTCTGGACTTTCCGACGCTGCTGATTTATCAGCACCCATCTGAGCGCCTTAGCTCTCACCGCCGCCAGCCTGCGCTAAACCAGCGGGACTTCCCCTTTCACAGGGGCAAGTcttgtttctttaaaatgaacccGGGCTCTCTCCGTGTCCGTCTGTCTGCCGCCCCTCTGCACGCCATGGTGCTGGATGTCACCGAGGAGACGAGCCCCAGGTTCCTCGGTTCCTCTCTCTTATCTCTGGCTGAAGCCATGGGCAGAATCAAGCTGCTTTCCAGTCCCTCTGCCCACACAGGAAAGGGAGTCGTCGCCGTCTCCGGCCTCTCCGGGGAGATGATCGGAACGGCGTCCCTGAGTTACAGGCTTGTGTGTCTCGGGGCGAGTTTGCTGCCACACATGACGGAGGGGAGCGGGTATGAAGGCACGACAGGCCCAGGGGGTCAGGAGGACCAAGAACGTTCcaaggagaaaaacaaaccgGGGAGCATGTGTTCTCCCACAGGGAGCGAGTCACAATGTAGCCTCCAAGGTGGTGATCCAGGAGATCCAAAGATCCGGTTAGATGAGTCTGAGGAGGATGACGGCGCTGAGAGTCAAACTGAGGAAGATCTAACTGCGTTCTGCCCCCCTCATCTCTACTATAGCAACACGACGCCGTCGCACAATGGGAACACAGAGCAGGATTGCAGGTCGTCTAATCTGCTGGACGCTGAAGGCCGTACGTTCGAAGATTCCCTCTGCGCGGGGGAGGAGGGTAAACGGAAGGTTTCCGGTTTCAAAGCGGCACGCCGGGAAATGACGCACGCTACAGAAACATCCGGCAGCCGAGAGACGGACGTCCTCAGGGGGGCCCTGCGGCGGCTCCCGCTGCTAAACGCTCTCGTCGCTGAACTGTCGCAGTTGAGCGTTCGTCCCGATCCGGCCCACAACACCGGGCCGGCTTCCAGCGATCACAGAGACCCACGGCGGGCCGAGTCTCTGGAGGAGGACCCGCAGCTCACCGACGGCCATTTATACCGTTTATCTCCCCCCAGAAACTGCTCCACGCCCCTAGTCGACCCCGCAGAGGTGCAACACGCCCCGAAAGAGACCCCGAGCGCCAGGAAGCCTCAGAGGAAGAAGCTCGAATACGGAACGACTAAAACCTATCGACTAAGGCTAAAGCAGATCTCTCCTGTCAAAGCGAACAGTCGCGAATGCAGGGCGCTGACGACGACTGACACGCGGTCACGCAGGACAAAAGAAACGGAAAAGTCAAGGGCCGGAGAGGTAAAGTCCAAAAAAAGAGGGTTCCTGCCCAATCAGAGGCCCAACCTGGACGATAACACCGGGACAAAGATGCAAAGCGACGCTGCGCTGAGAGGAACGGTCACTCTGAGGCCTGCAACCCAGCAGGG TCCCCAGACGGAGCTGCAAGGTCGTCCCGTCAAGCAAGGGCATCACGGTGCGTCGGATCAACCAGATCCTCAATCCGACGGGTACCAACCCGCAGATCCGCTCCCCGAACCCCCAGAGAGGCgaagcagcaggagcagcagtcCAGACTCTCTCTTTTCGCAGGGCAGTGGTACTGCAGATGATGCAAACTACGCGGATGACTTTGACAGTCTTGAATCTAGCAGTACTTCCTCTCCTAATCCGGATAGAAGCCCAGAGCTCCTCGGAGCCAAGGCCCCAAAGTCTCCCATCAGCCCTCGTTCCTCAAGATCTGAAGGTTTCCAGAAGAAATCGGGTACACACGTCATCCCACTTCACGCCCGCTCCTCTGCTCACAGCAACGACGAGGAGAGGCCACGTTCCTCGCAATCCGTCTGCTCCAGAAAGCAGGCGGATGCGAGTGGCCAAACGGAGCAAATCTCCAGTGCTGAGAGTGTTTTAACGTCGAGAAGCGAAAAGGAAAAGTCACCCAGGAGCCGCAGCCTTGTCAGAGGATTCCCTGCAGAGTCCACGTCCTcggtggaggagctggaggatgaGCTGGGATCACTGGATTTCAGAAAAGAGTACAAACACATCTCTGAGCTTGTAGCCAGCAAACTCCCAGGGTACACAATgtag